A portion of the Chryseobacterium tructae genome contains these proteins:
- the pheS gene encoding phenylalanine--tRNA ligase subunit alpha: protein MIEKIEELLIEVNGFNTTSKEEIENFRIKYNGKKGVLNDFFEKFKEVPNDQKKEFGQKINTLKQAVAVKLEDLKSASTSSIALEKEDLTRPAFPLDLGSRHPINLVKNRIIEIFKSIGFAVADGPEIEDDWHNFTALNLPEYHPARDMQDTFFIEQNPDILLRTHTSSVQTRYMEENQPPIRILSPGRVFRNEAISSRSHCIFHQIEGLYIDENVSFADLKQTIQFFTTELFGKSKIRMRPSYFPFTEPSAEIDVYWGLNSETDYRITKGTGWLEIMGCGMVDPAVLKNVNIDSEKYSGYAFGMGIERITMLLYQMSDIRMFFENDIRTLEQFKTL from the coding sequence ATGATAGAAAAGATAGAAGAACTACTGATCGAAGTAAACGGCTTCAATACTACCTCTAAGGAAGAGATAGAGAATTTCCGTATCAAGTACAACGGTAAAAAAGGAGTTCTGAATGATTTTTTTGAAAAATTTAAAGAAGTTCCTAACGACCAGAAGAAAGAATTCGGGCAGAAGATCAATACTTTGAAGCAAGCAGTTGCTGTGAAATTGGAAGATTTGAAAAGTGCTTCCACATCTTCTATTGCGCTAGAAAAAGAAGATCTTACAAGACCAGCGTTTCCATTGGATTTGGGGTCAAGACATCCGATCAACCTGGTTAAAAATAGAATCATTGAAATCTTTAAATCAATTGGATTTGCAGTGGCAGATGGTCCTGAGATTGAGGATGACTGGCATAACTTTACCGCATTGAACCTTCCGGAATATCATCCGGCAAGAGATATGCAGGATACGTTCTTCATTGAGCAGAATCCGGATATTCTTTTGAGAACGCACACTTCTTCTGTGCAGACTCGTTATATGGAAGAAAATCAGCCGCCTATCAGAATTTTATCTCCAGGAAGAGTATTCAGAAATGAAGCAATTTCTTCACGTTCTCACTGTATCTTCCATCAGATTGAAGGATTATATATTGATGAGAATGTAAGCTTTGCCGATTTAAAGCAAACTATTCAGTTCTTTACGACTGAGCTTTTCGGAAAGTCTAAAATCAGAATGAGACCTTCTTACTTCCCATTCACTGAGCCAAGTGCTGAGATCGATGTATATTGGGGGCTCAACTCTGAAACCGATTATAGAATCACAAAAGGAACAGGATGGCTAGAAATCATGGGGTGTGGTATGGTAGATCCTGCTGTATTGAAGAATGTAAACATTGATTCTGAGAAATATTCAGGATATGCATTCGGAATGGGTATTGAAAGAATTACAATGCTTCTTTACCAAATGAGTGACATCAGAATGTTCTTTGAAAATGATATAAGAACCTTGGAACAATTCAAGACATTATAA
- a CDS encoding ferredoxin: protein MSDINIKITDREGVIHDVIAPTDMSMNLMEIIRSYELAEEGTIGVCGGMAMCASCQVYVINDPGLEPMGDEEDAMLAEAFHVKDNSRLGCQLHIADAMEGLEVEIAPYP from the coding sequence ATGTCAGATATTAATATTAAAATCACCGACAGAGAAGGTGTAATCCACGATGTTATAGCTCCTACGGATATGTCCATGAACTTAATGGAGATCATTCGTTCGTATGAATTGGCTGAAGAAGGTACTATTGGTGTATGCGGCGGAATGGCGATGTGTGCTTCATGCCAGGTATACGTAATCAATGATCCTGGTTTGGAACCAATGGGAGATGAAGAAGATGCAATGCTTGCTGAAGCTTTCCATGTGAAAGACAACAGCCGATTAGGCTGCCAGTTGCATATTGCAGATGCCATGGAAGGGCTGGAAGTGGAAATTGCTCCTTATCCTTAG
- a CDS encoding YceI family protein, protein MRKKLFSLAIPALFVAAVMVSCKKDKPLTSEGNEVTTTKDGNQYTLDTLNSKVEWKGYKVFKSENTSHFGTIKFESGDVTVKDGKLESGKFVADMNSLTSVDLKDSPEDMGKLNGHLKSGDFFEVEKFPTASYEITKVTPAPEGDYNTLLDGNLTIKGITKPVQFKANVSVKDGDVSIATEPKDIKREEFGVKFQAPAENGVIKDEVTLQINVKALEKK, encoded by the coding sequence ATGAGAAAAAAACTGTTTTCGTTAGCTATTCCTGCTTTATTCGTTGCTGCCGTAATGGTTTCTTGTAAAAAAGATAAACCGCTTACCAGTGAAGGTAATGAAGTGACTACAACCAAAGATGGTAACCAGTACACTTTGGATACGCTAAACAGTAAGGTTGAATGGAAAGGATACAAAGTATTTAAATCTGAAAATACGAGCCACTTCGGAACCATCAAGTTTGAAAGTGGAGATGTAACAGTGAAGGACGGAAAACTAGAAAGCGGTAAATTTGTTGCTGATATGAATTCCCTTACCTCTGTAGACTTGAAAGACAGTCCTGAAGATATGGGTAAATTAAATGGTCACCTTAAGAGTGGTGATTTCTTTGAAGTAGAAAAATTCCCAACAGCTTCTTATGAAATTACAAAGGTTACTCCTGCTCCGGAAGGTGATTATAATACTCTTTTGGATGGTAATTTAACAATTAAAGGAATTACAAAACCTGTTCAGTTTAAAGCGAATGTTTCTGTGAAAGATGGAGACGTAAGTATTGCTACTGAGCCTAAGGATATCAAGAGAGAAGAGTTTGGGGTGAAATTCCAGGCTCCTGCTGAAAACGGAGTGATTAAAGATGAGGTAACTCTTCAGATCAACGTGAAAGCTTTAGAAAAGAAATAA
- a CDS encoding DUF3108 domain-containing protein, protein MKKLFNFLAVFIFFLGSAQIDNVADGESITLRIHYGFLNAGTANLTTKKTTYKGAPHLYVKGTGQTTGAVKAFFKVEDLYESFIDSATSLPSYYVRNVREGSYRQHFETAFNHDNNTLILTDKKTPANGSKVIKSVKGVQDMLSCFYYLRSKSQDELKVGTVINMNVWIDDEMFPFQLKVIGTEDLKTKFGTINCLKIIPSVKSGRVFKEKEGVTMWVSNDANHIPMLLKAELAVGSLKASIDDYKNVKYPLKFTK, encoded by the coding sequence ATGAAGAAACTTTTCAACTTTTTAGCAGTCTTTATATTCTTTCTAGGTTCAGCCCAGATTGATAACGTAGCAGATGGTGAATCTATTACCCTAAGAATTCACTATGGATTCTTAAATGCAGGGACTGCTAATCTCACCACCAAAAAAACAACATACAAAGGAGCACCCCATTTGTACGTAAAGGGTACAGGCCAAACTACAGGTGCTGTAAAAGCGTTCTTTAAAGTAGAAGACTTATACGAGAGTTTTATTGATTCTGCCACAAGTTTACCCAGCTACTATGTCCGAAATGTTAGGGAAGGAAGTTATCGCCAGCATTTTGAAACAGCCTTTAATCACGATAACAATACTTTAATTTTAACAGATAAGAAAACGCCGGCAAACGGCTCAAAGGTTATAAAGTCTGTAAAAGGAGTGCAAGATATGCTTTCATGCTTCTATTATCTCAGAAGCAAGAGCCAGGATGAATTGAAAGTAGGAACAGTAATCAATATGAATGTATGGATTGATGACGAGATGTTTCCTTTCCAGCTTAAGGTTATAGGAACTGAGGATTTAAAGACAAAATTCGGTACCATCAACTGTTTAAAGATCATTCCATCTGTAAAAAGCGGGAGAGTCTTTAAAGAAAAAGAGGGAGTAACGATGTGGGTTTCTAATGATGCCAATCATATCCCTATGCTTTTAAAGGCTGAACTGGCAGTAGGTTCATTGAAAGCGAGTATTGATGATTACAAAAACGTAAAATATCCTTTAAAATTTACCAAGTAA
- a CDS encoding zinc ribbon domain-containing protein YjdM, producing the protein MSDTILCPKCSSEFTYPSDNMMVCSQCFYEWNPEEAASEAANEGKILDSNGNELQDGDSVVVVKDLPVKGAPKPVKAGTKVKNIRLRPGSDHNIDCKIDGFGAMALKSEFVKKA; encoded by the coding sequence ATGAGTGATACAATACTTTGTCCGAAATGTAGCTCCGAATTTACTTACCCGAGCGATAATATGATGGTATGTTCTCAGTGTTTCTATGAATGGAATCCTGAGGAGGCAGCTTCTGAGGCCGCTAATGAGGGAAAGATATTGGATTCTAACGGAAATGAGCTTCAGGATGGTGATTCTGTAGTGGTAGTAAAGGATCTTCCTGTAAAAGGGGCACCTAAGCCGGTAAAAGCTGGTACTAAAGTTAAAAATATCCGCTTAAGACCAGGAAGTGATCATAATATCGACTGTAAGATCGATGGTTTCGGAGCAATGGCTCTAAAGTCAGAATTTGTGAAGAAAGCTTAA